The following proteins are co-located in the Chryseobacterium daecheongense genome:
- a CDS encoding thiamine pyrophosphate-dependent enzyme produces MQTTYIETQKISFQDFKNQILEDYKLGRISREMSYLGRREVLTGKAKFGIFGDGKELPQLAMAKVFRNGDFRSGYYRDQTFALSVNALTVESFFAQLYADTSVEREPASAGRQMNGHFATRSLHEDGSWKNLMAQKNISSDISPTAGQMPRLLGLAQASKIYKSVQFEGSEKFSNNGNEIAFGTIGDASTAEGHFWETLNAACALQVPMIVSIWDDGYGISVPTKNQRAKADISEMLSGFQRKEGENQGCEIIQVKAWDYPALLDAYARAEHFARTESVPVVVHVIEVTQPQGHSTSGSHERYKNEERLSWEADFDGLVKFREWILNYSIEIEGKEEVIATAEELDAIDDEAKKTVKAGQKLAWENYQKTISDLSKAVLPLVENLKGQNAEIENYITHFNKLVSKAKKDIFHLVRMSLLAIRGTNTPERNQLIQKYNEILEVEKDNYSSHLYSQSQWKAENVKEIKPVYSDSSEDVDGRVVVRNNFDKIFEKYPETLVFGEDAGNIGDVNQGLEGMQEKYGEVRVADTGIREATILGQGIGMAMRGLRPIAEIQYLDYILYCLQGMSDDLATVQYRTKGGQKAPVIIRTRGHRLEGVWHSGSPMAGILNLSKGILVLVPRNLTKAAGFYNTMLQSDDPAVIVECLNGYRLKEKQPDNLGEFTVPVGKIEVTKEGKDVTLVTYGSTWRIVMEAAEELEKLGISSEVIDVQSLIPFDLTNEIAESVKKTNRLVVIDEDVEGGTSAFILQQILEKQKAFRYLDSDPLTIAANDHRPAYASDGDYFSKPSADDMVEKIYAMFNETNPQKYPAIF; encoded by the coding sequence ATGCAAACAACCTATATTGAAACACAGAAGATTTCCTTTCAAGATTTTAAAAATCAAATACTTGAAGACTATAAATTAGGGAGAATCTCTCGTGAAATGTCTTACCTGGGGAGAAGAGAAGTTCTTACAGGAAAAGCTAAATTCGGGATCTTCGGTGACGGTAAAGAATTACCACAGCTGGCAATGGCGAAAGTTTTCAGAAATGGCGACTTCCGTTCAGGATATTACAGGGATCAGACCTTTGCTTTGTCCGTCAATGCGTTAACGGTTGAAAGCTTTTTTGCACAGCTATATGCAGATACCAGCGTAGAAAGAGAGCCGGCATCAGCAGGAAGACAGATGAACGGGCATTTCGCAACGAGAAGCTTACATGAGGACGGGAGCTGGAAAAACCTTATGGCTCAAAAGAATATTTCTTCTGATATTTCTCCTACAGCAGGACAAATGCCTAGATTATTAGGGTTAGCTCAGGCTTCTAAAATATATAAATCAGTACAATTTGAAGGTTCTGAAAAGTTTTCAAACAATGGAAATGAAATAGCTTTCGGAACAATTGGCGATGCTTCCACAGCAGAAGGCCATTTTTGGGAAACTCTGAATGCGGCTTGTGCGCTTCAGGTACCGATGATCGTTTCGATCTGGGATGATGGGTACGGGATTTCTGTTCCTACTAAAAACCAGAGAGCAAAGGCGGATATCTCTGAAATGCTAAGTGGTTTCCAAAGAAAAGAAGGAGAAAATCAGGGATGCGAGATCATTCAGGTAAAAGCGTGGGATTATCCTGCATTATTGGATGCCTACGCAAGAGCTGAACATTTTGCAAGAACTGAAAGTGTTCCTGTAGTTGTTCACGTCATTGAAGTTACGCAACCACAAGGGCACTCTACTTCAGGATCTCACGAAAGATATAAGAATGAAGAACGTCTTTCATGGGAAGCAGATTTTGACGGGTTGGTCAAGTTCAGAGAGTGGATTCTCAACTATTCCATTGAAATTGAAGGTAAAGAAGAGGTGATTGCAACAGCAGAAGAGCTGGATGCCATCGATGACGAAGCTAAAAAGACAGTAAAAGCCGGACAGAAACTGGCTTGGGAAAACTATCAGAAAACCATTTCAGACCTGTCAAAAGCAGTTTTACCTTTGGTGGAAAACCTTAAAGGTCAAAATGCAGAAATAGAAAATTACATTACTCATTTTAATAAATTAGTCTCAAAAGCTAAAAAAGATATCTTCCACTTGGTAAGAATGTCTTTACTGGCAATAAGAGGAACCAATACTCCTGAAAGAAACCAGTTAATACAGAAGTACAATGAGATCCTGGAAGTAGAAAAAGACAACTATTCTTCTCATCTGTATTCTCAGTCTCAGTGGAAGGCCGAAAACGTTAAAGAGATCAAGCCTGTATATTCAGACAGCTCAGAAGATGTGGATGGAAGAGTAGTGGTAAGAAACAACTTTGATAAAATTTTTGAAAAATATCCTGAAACCCTTGTATTTGGAGAAGATGCCGGAAACATCGGTGATGTAAACCAGGGACTTGAAGGAATGCAGGAGAAATATGGTGAAGTTCGTGTTGCAGATACGGGAATCCGTGAAGCGACTATTTTAGGCCAGGGAATCGGTATGGCAATGAGAGGTCTGAGACCGATTGCCGAGATCCAGTATTTAGACTATATCCTATACTGCCTGCAGGGAATGAGTGATGATCTGGCAACAGTTCAGTACAGAACAAAAGGAGGGCAGAAAGCACCCGTAATTATCAGAACAAGAGGGCACAGATTAGAAGGGGTATGGCATTCAGGTTCTCCGATGGCAGGAATTCTTAATCTTTCAAAAGGGATTCTGGTACTAGTACCAAGAAACCTTACAAAAGCTGCAGGATTCTATAATACAATGCTTCAGAGTGATGATCCGGCAGTAATTGTTGAGTGTCTGAATGGCTACCGTTTAAAAGAGAAGCAGCCTGATAACCTGGGAGAGTTTACTGTTCCTGTCGGGAAGATTGAAGTAACGAAAGAAGGAAAGGATGTAACGTTAGTAACCTATGGGTCTACATGGAGAATTGTAATGGAGGCAGCAGAAGAGCTGGAGAAATTAGGAATTTCTTCAGAGGTTATTGATGTTCAGTCTTTAATTCCTTTTGATTTAACAAACGAAATTGCTGAGAGTGTGAAGAAAACCAACAGATTGGTGGTGATCGATGAAGATGTGGAAGGAGGAACTTCAGCATTTATTCTACAGCAGATTTTGGAGAAGCAAAAAGCTTTCAGATATCTTGATTCTGATCCTTTAACAATTGCCGCAAATGACCACCGTCCTGCTTATGCAAGTGATGGAGATTATTTTAGCAAACCTTCTGCAGATGATATGGTAGAAAAGATCTATGCGATGTTTAATGAAACCAATCCTCAAAAATATCCGGCGATATTCTAA
- a CDS encoding polyprenyl synthetase family protein — translation MANIVEEIKQPINEEMKLFEQKFYESMQSKVPLLDKVTRFIVTTKGKQMRPMFVFLCAKLVGEVTEKTYRGASMIELIHTATLVHDDVVDESFKRRNFFSINALWKNKIAVLVGDYLLSKSVLLSTDHKDYDLLSVISRTIREMSEGELLQLEKARKLDITEDVYYEIIRQKTATLIAACCEIGVLSNNADEKLAKRMQDFGTYTGMAFQIKDDLFDYLSSNVIGKPVGIDIKEQKMTLPLIHTLTIASEKDRKYYLNTIKRYNNDQKRVKELIAFVKSSGGLDYAISVMKDFQQKAKDLLNEFPDSDAKRSLHSMLDYVIERKF, via the coding sequence GTGGCAAACATCGTAGAAGAAATCAAGCAACCGATCAATGAAGAAATGAAACTTTTTGAACAAAAGTTTTATGAATCTATGCAAAGTAAAGTTCCTTTACTGGATAAAGTGACACGTTTCATTGTTACGACCAAGGGGAAGCAGATGCGTCCTATGTTTGTATTTCTTTGCGCAAAGTTGGTAGGTGAAGTTACAGAAAAGACCTATCGCGGAGCCTCGATGATAGAGTTGATCCATACCGCAACGTTGGTCCATGATGATGTAGTGGATGAAAGTTTTAAAAGAAGGAATTTTTTCTCTATTAATGCTTTATGGAAGAATAAAATTGCAGTATTGGTTGGGGATTATCTCTTATCGAAATCAGTTCTGTTGTCTACCGACCATAAAGATTATGATTTACTTTCTGTTATTTCAAGGACCATAAGGGAAATGTCTGAAGGAGAGCTTCTTCAATTGGAAAAAGCCAGAAAGCTTGATATTACTGAAGATGTTTATTATGAAATTATCCGTCAGAAAACAGCAACCCTGATTGCCGCCTGTTGCGAAATAGGTGTTTTGTCAAATAACGCTGATGAAAAGCTCGCAAAAAGAATGCAGGACTTTGGAACTTATACCGGAATGGCTTTTCAGATTAAAGATGACCTGTTCGATTATCTAAGTTCAAATGTTATCGGGAAACCGGTGGGGATTGATATTAAGGAACAGAAAATGACACTTCCTTTGATCCATACCCTTACAATAGCAAGTGAAAAAGACAGAAAATACTATCTCAATACGATCAAACGCTATAATAATGATCAGAAGCGTGTAAAAGAGCTTATCGCTTTTGTTAAAAGCTCGGGTGGTCTGGATTATGCTATCAGTGTAATGAAAGATTTCCAGCAAAAAGCAAAAGACCTGCTTAATGAATTCCCCGATTCAGATGCTAAAAGATCACTCCACAGCATGCTGGATTATGTGATCGAAAGAAAATTCTAA
- a CDS encoding sterol desaturase family protein, producing the protein MNYFLGEDGLENVYAWAIPFHATVILAEMIYSHVSEAKLYNKKDVATSVFLALLNFGLDLVMKVFAMGVMFFFYNHRLFSWDFTIWYWLICFVITDFAYYVLHYVDHHSRAFWAVHITHHNSEYFNLTTGFRSPVLQPLYRYLYFSPLAFLGFNPWHIMVVYAIGQVYGTWVHTQTVKKMGFLEHILVTPSHHRVHHACNIKYLDRNMGMCLIIWDKMFGTFEKEDPNIPVKYGIYPKMPDDRPDTVLFYEWRKIWKDIKQPGLKFSDRINYIFNSPGWRHDGTGKTVRQYQKDYFARKIRKQHKKSA; encoded by the coding sequence ATGAATTACTTTTTGGGCGAAGATGGACTAGAAAATGTCTATGCCTGGGCAATTCCCTTTCATGCCACCGTAATTTTAGCTGAAATGATTTATAGCCACGTTTCCGAGGCTAAACTATATAATAAAAAAGATGTAGCAACAAGCGTTTTTTTAGCTCTTCTGAATTTTGGTTTGGATCTGGTAATGAAGGTTTTTGCAATGGGAGTGATGTTTTTCTTTTACAATCACCGTCTTTTCTCTTGGGATTTCACCATCTGGTACTGGCTGATCTGCTTTGTTATCACGGATTTTGCATATTATGTGCTTCATTATGTAGACCATCATTCCAGGGCTTTCTGGGCAGTTCATATTACCCACCACAATTCCGAATACTTTAACCTGACAACGGGATTCAGGAGTCCTGTTTTACAACCGTTGTACCGGTACCTCTATTTTTCTCCGCTTGCCTTTTTAGGATTCAATCCATGGCATATTATGGTAGTGTACGCTATCGGACAGGTATATGGAACATGGGTTCATACGCAAACGGTAAAAAAGATGGGTTTCCTGGAACATATTCTGGTGACTCCATCCCATCACCGTGTACATCATGCATGCAACATCAAATATCTCGATAGAAATATGGGAATGTGCCTGATCATCTGGGATAAAATGTTCGGGACTTTTGAAAAAGAGGATCCTAATATTCCTGTGAAATACGGGATATACCCTAAAATGCCCGATGACAGACCTGATACGGTACTGTTCTATGAATGGCGAAAAATATGGAAAGATATCAAACAACCGGGATTGAAATTCTCAGACCGGATCAATTATATTTTCAATTCTCCCGGCTGGAGACATGACGGTACAGGAAAGACGGTAAGGCAATATCAGAAAGATTACTTTGCAAGGAAAATCCGCAAACAACATAAAAAGTCAGCATAA
- the rlmN gene encoding 23S rRNA (adenine(2503)-C(2))-methyltransferase RlmN produces the protein MKDIRTLSLDQLKDYFLTLGEKPFRAKQVYDWLWSKNLHSIDEMTNLSKQLRDRISAEYTINPVSVDLLQKSKDGTIKNGVKLHDGLMVESVLIPTETRTTACVSSQVGCSLNCEFCATARLKRMRNLEVAEIVDQVALIDSQSKMYFDRPLTNIVFMGMGEPMMNYKNVVEAIRKITQPEGLGMSPRRITVSTSGIPKMIKMLADDDLRVKLALSLHSAIESKRNEIMPFSDKFPLTDIMEALQYWYKKTGNVITFEYCVWKGINDGDEDIKALIKYCKQVPSKVNLIQYNPIGDGKYDQCNKQAEENYVRQLENAGITVMIRKSRGGDIDAACGQLANKTTD, from the coding sequence TTGAAAGATATTCGAACTTTATCACTGGACCAGCTTAAAGACTACTTTTTGACTTTAGGAGAAAAACCATTTCGCGCGAAACAGGTTTATGACTGGTTGTGGAGTAAAAACCTCCATTCTATTGATGAGATGACCAATCTTTCAAAACAGCTTCGTGACAGAATTTCAGCAGAATATACCATCAATCCGGTATCTGTGGACCTGCTTCAGAAAAGTAAGGATGGAACCATTAAAAATGGGGTGAAACTTCACGATGGTCTTATGGTAGAATCTGTTCTGATTCCTACTGAAACAAGAACTACCGCTTGTGTTTCCTCACAGGTAGGATGTTCGTTAAACTGTGAATTCTGTGCTACTGCAAGACTAAAAAGAATGCGAAATCTTGAAGTCGCCGAGATCGTGGATCAGGTTGCACTTATTGACAGTCAAAGCAAAATGTATTTCGACCGCCCTCTTACCAATATCGTTTTTATGGGAATGGGAGAGCCAATGATGAATTACAAAAATGTGGTAGAAGCGATCCGGAAAATTACCCAGCCTGAAGGTCTGGGGATGTCTCCAAGGAGAATTACGGTTTCTACTTCCGGGATTCCAAAGATGATCAAGATGCTTGCCGATGATGACCTTAGGGTAAAACTGGCATTATCGCTTCACTCTGCAATAGAATCCAAGAGAAACGAAATCATGCCTTTTTCAGATAAGTTTCCTTTAACTGATATTATGGAGGCTCTTCAATACTGGTACAAAAAGACCGGCAACGTGATCACTTTTGAATATTGTGTGTGGAAAGGCATTAATGATGGTGATGAAGATATCAAAGCGCTGATCAAATATTGCAAGCAGGTTCCTTCCAAAGTTAATCTTATCCAGTACAATCCGATCGGTGATGGTAAATATGACCAGTGCAATAAACAGGCAGAAGAAAATTATGTTCGTCAGCTTGAAAATGCAGGTATCACAGTAATGATCAGAAAAAGCAGAGGTGGAGATATTGATGCCGCATGCGGACAATTGGCCAATAAGACGACCGATTAA